Part of the Prochlorococcus marinus CUG1435 genome, TTCCCGAATCTTTTATTTTTGCATCTCTCTTCATCATTGATTCAATTAAATCTCCAACTAATGCCATAAGAGAAATTAAAATTCCATATAAAATTCCAACTAATATTGGATTTTCCCAATTAAGTAAATATGAAAAAAATATCGCTAATAAAATTGAACATGATATTCCTCCAATTAAACCTTCTATTGTTTTGCCCGGAGATATTGGAGAAAGAGATTTTTTACCAAATTTCTTACCAACGAAATAAGAACCAATATCACTAGCTACAATTAAAAAACAAGAGGTCAAAGTTAAATGAAGACCACTAGTATTAGATAAGTTTTCAAACGAAATAAAACCTTGATTTGAATTTATTATGACTGAATCTAATCCCCTTAACTTAATCCAGTAACTAGGTAAAAAACCTAAATAGAATAAACCAAATATAGAAGCTGCAATATCGGAAATTGTTCCAGGCTTTGGTTGCAAAAGTAACCAAGTGCATATTACAACTGAACACATAGGCAGTATTGAATTTGTTATTTCTCCTTGAATCAAACCTATAGTCTCAAGATAAGTGGAAATTATAATAACGATAGATGAAAATAATGTGGTTTTAGTAGCTGGCTTTATTCCTTTAAATTCAGCCATCCTAAAAAATTCTAATAATGCTAAATAAGTAAGCAAGGTTGTTGCTAAGGTAAAAAACCATCCTCCTAACAAAACAACAATTAAACCAAATATTCCTATGAGTAATCCGCTTCTCAATCTCATATTAAATTTCTATGTTTTTATTACTCTTATATTAAAATTTAACAGATCTTTGTTGCATAAACTTTGATTATTTATCCAATTAAATCTATCGAGATCAATTTTTTCTCCTGGAACTATTAGAGGTATTCCAGGAGGGTAAGGGCAAATAATATCTCCAGATATTTTATTTAATGATTGCGAAAAAGGAATACTCCGAGTCTCGCTTCTCCAAGCAATTCCAATTTGCATTTCAGGCGCTTCAACTAAATTAAAGGGTGATTGGAGGACTTTTAGAGCGTCTAATTTTTTTGATTTTAATAGTAATTTATTCCACAACTTCACAAATAAATTGAGAAAATCTTTTTGATCCGCAAACCCTAAGCAAAAAGTTAGAGTCATCATTTCTGGTAATTCAGCTATAAGACCATTTTTATAAAAAAATTCATCAGCAGTGAAACCATCAATTCCAACCTTGGAGGTATTCAATACTATCTTTAAGGGGTCTTGAGTTTCTATGAGAGGAATATTCTTTTGGATTAATTTTTTGTAGATACTTTTTGCCTCCAAAATTCTTTTTTCATATTTTGATAAGCTTTTTTTATTAAGCCAGTCTTTAATAGACTCTTCACAAGAAGAAATTAATAAGGAGCTTGGACTAGTAGTTTGCAACAAATTAATACTCTTGATTAAATTTTGCTCATTTACTAGATTCCCTTTGTACCAGAGTGCAGCAGTTTGAGTTAAACCATTTAGTGACTTATGCAATGAATGAACGACTAAATCAGCGTTTGATATTAAAGCTGATTTTGGTAGGTTAAGGTTTTCACAAAAAAGGAAATAAGAACCATGGGCTTCATCAACCAAAACAGGTAAATTTTTTTGATGACAGAGATCTATTAAAGGCCTTAAATCTCCCGCGTAACCCTGATAGGAGGGACTTACAAGAATTACACCTACAATTTTTTTTTCTTTAAAATTTATTTTTTTAAATACATTTTTCAACCAGTTTTTTGTAACTGGTTTGTAATGACCGTTTTCTGATGAAAAATCCAGGTCAAAGAATATTGGTTGTATGTTCTGCATCGCACAGATTTTTATAACACTTATGTGGACATTTCTAGGCATTAGGATATTTTCGCCAGGATTTGCCATTGCAATTACAGCTGATTGTATTAAACCAGAGGCTCCATTAACTCCAAAAAAACAACCTTTTGCCCCAAATCTCTCAGAGAATTCTCTTTGAGTTTTGGCAATTAATCCTCTTTGTGATAGAGGGGAGCCTATCTCTGGTAGTTCTGGTAAGTCCCAATACCCAGGTTCTTTTTTTAATAATTTCACTAATTTCTTGGGTAAAGCTTCCCCTCTGTTATGAGCAGGAAAGAAAAGTGACTTTAAAAACTTTTTAGTTAGAAATGAAGAAATGCTCATAAAGTATTATTGACATATATAGAATGAATTAATTAAGAATACCTCTTCGATATTTTTTAAATTTAATGACAAGGTCTAACTCGCAATACTCAGCAAAAGGTGACTTAATTTGGTTGATTTTGAGACCATGGATTTTTATTCCAAGAGTTTTATATATCTTTTTAACTTTTATTTTTCTTTTTTTAAGAATACTTTTTCAAGGTAACAGTAAAAATAAGAATATACAAAAAAATCTCTCAAAATATCTTTTTGATGTAATAACAGATTTAGGACCTTGTTTCATAAAATTGGGTCAGGCACTTTCAACTAGGCCGGATCTGGTTAGACAAGATTGGCTGACAGAACTTACAAACTTACAGGATAATCTTCCACCATTTGATCACAAAATTGCTTTAAAAATTATTGAAGAAGAACTTGGAGCTCCACCTAGTGAATTATTTGATGAGTTCCCTGGGAGTCCTATTGCCTCAGCAAGCTTAGGTCAGGTTTACAAAACAAAAACAAAAAGTCGTTCTTATGTAGCTGTAAAAGTGCAAAGACCAAATTTGTACTTCACTATAAGAAGAGATGTTGTGATACTAAGGTTTTTATCAACTTTTTTGTCACCATTTCTGCCATTAAATATTGGTGTTGGAATTGGAGAAATAATAGATGAATTCGGCAAGGCACTTTTTGATGAAATTGACTATGAAAAAGAAGGTGAAAATGCCTTGAAGTTTGCAAATTTATTCAAAGATAACCCGAATGTTTTTATCCCCAAATTGGAAAAAGAGTTTTCATCAAAGAGAGTTATTACAACCTCTTGGATAGATGGAGTCAAGTTAAGAGATAAGGCTTTATTAGAGGAAAATAACTTAGTACCTTCCTCTTTTATAAAAACTTGTGTGATCAGTGGTCTCCAGCAATTATTTGAATATGGATATTTTCATGCTGACCCACACCCTGGAAATATGTTCGCACTTAAAGGTGGAAATGCAGATTATGGATATTTAGCTTATGTAGATTTCGGAATGATGGATACAATTACAAATTCAGATAGACTCACTCTCATTAAGGCTATTGTGCACATAATAAATGATGAATATTATCTTCTCGCAAAAGATTTTCAGAAATTAGGTTTTTTAACTAAAGAACAAGATCTTCAAAAACTCGTTGAACCATTAAAAGAAGTTTTAGGTGGATCTTTTGGTGCTGAAGTAGGAAATTTTAATCTTAAAAATGTTACTGATAAATTCTCAAAACTAATGTATTCATATCCATTTAGAGTGCCTAGTAGGTTTGCTTTAATAATAAGAGCGGTTGTTAGTCAAGAGGGTTTAGCACTAAGGCTAGATCCTGAATTTAAAATTTTAAAAATCGCATATCCTTACATAGCTAAAAAATTACTTACCGATAATTCTGAAGAGATTTTAGAAATTCTTTTGGAAGTTGTTTTTGATCAAAAAGGTCGAATTCAAATAGAAAAGGTAGAAAGTTTATTAAATGTTTTATTTAAAAATACTGGAAATATTAATTCAGATCTCATACCGGTTGCAAATGCAGGATTAAAATTGATTGTCAGTAATAAAGGATCCGAAGTTCGGAAGAATCTTCTTTTAAGCCTTATAAGAGATGACAAATTAGAATTAAACGATGTAAAAAAACTTTTAAGTTTAATTAGAGATACATTTAGCCCTTTGAATATTGCAAAAAGTGCAGTTCAAAATATTATCTATCCAGTTTAATTTATATTTACTTCTGATAAATTTACTTATAAATTTAAAAGGACTAAAATTGAAAATAGTAGTTTCTTTTAAAATTTAGTAGTCAAATAATCTATGAAATTGGTGATGTTGAATGAATATTTTTAAAAAACTTTTTTTATTAAAAAAGAAAGCTGTGATTGATAATGAAGTAAATCATGGATTAGTTGATCGGTATGGAGAAATCGCTAGGTTAGTAAAAGAAGCTAGAATCCAAAAAAATTTAACAATTCAAGAATTGTCAGGCATTTCAAAAATTCCTGAACAAACGTTAATTTCTATTGAAAAAAATAACAAAAAAACTCGCCCAAAGTATCCATTCATAAGATCAATATTAATTAAATTAGAGGAATGCTTAGGATTAAAAAAAAATACATTAGAAAAATTAGCAATTAGAGAAGTAGAAACTTCTAAGAAAGAAAAAAAAGATTTTATTGTCAATAAATTCGATCTTATAAATACTTGGCAGGGTAGCCTTTTATATTTTTTTATATTAATTGTAACGGTGTTCATATTGAAGAGATATTTTATTTTGAATGTAAATGTTATAGAGATTCAAAATATTGAAAACAAAATAATTAATAAATAAACTTCAAAAAGTTATTATTTTTTACTATTTTCTTGTTCTCCCAAAACTTTTTCCTAGATCACTGAATCTCCTTAGATTGTCTTCTATTTCTCTTAAAGGTCGATTTAACTTCCATTTCCAATTATTTTTTATAGTGCCAGGTATGTTTAATCTGCTTGAGTCATCTAGAGATAAAATATCTTGGATTGGAGCGATAAAGAGATTAGCCTTTGTATCCATGCCTATTTTTATTAAACTCCATGATGGATTTTCAGAGAATTTATATTCATCTTTTATTCGTTTTTTGGCGTTATTTTCCAAAGACTCCCACCATGAGATGCAAGTAGAGTTGTCATGGGTACCTGTATAAACTACCCAATTTCCCCCTTCAATATTCTTTGGTAAATATGGGTTGTCTTCGTTTCCATCAAAAGCAAACTGTAATATTTTCATTCCTGGAAGTTCAAAATATTTCCTTAAATTTTCTACATCAGGTGTTATTACTCCAAGATCCTCCGCGATTATTGGTAGGGAGTTAGTTCCTAAATCAATTTTTAATTTATTTAAAAGTGTTCTTCCTGGAGAATTTATCCATCTACCAGAAATTGCTGTTTTAGAATTGCCATTAACTCTCCAGTAACCAGCTAAACCTCTGAAATGATCTAATCTCAGCAAGTCGACAAGTTCAAATTGTCTTTTAAATCTTTTCCTCCACCAATCGAAATTAGTCCTCTTATGTTTTGACCAAAAGTAAGTTGGTGTCCCCCATAACTGTCCTGTTGATGAAAAATAATCTGGTGGGACACCACTTTGAAAGATTAAAGCTCCATTTCTAAGGATTGAGAAAAGTGATTTATTACTCCATACGTCTGCGCTGTCCCTTGAGATATAAAATGGTAAATCTCCAATTAACTTAACATTATTTGATTTTGCAAAGTCTTTAATCGCGCTCCATTGCCTATCTAAATGCCACTGTATTAATTTTTTAATAAGAATATCTTCACTTCTTTCCTTAATCCACGATTTTAAAAATTTTTTATTTTTTATTTTGAAATCTATAGGCCATTGCCACCAAGGCAACATATTAAATTCCTCTCTGATAACAACAAATAATGCATAATCTTGAACCCAAAAGTTCTTAAGTATCCATTTTTCAAAATCAAGTTTTCTCTCTTGAGATTGTGAATTCCAACCTTGCAGAAGGAGACGCCCTAATTTTTTTGTTAAATGATCAGCAACATCAAAATCAAAATGATTCTTATTCTGACTGGGAAGTCCTAATTCTTCTTTATTTGAAATGATGATAAAACCTTTATCAATTAAATCATCTGTATCCAAAAACCATGGGTTTAGAGCAAAACTAGATGGAGAACTATATGGAGAACCTGTAGAGTCAGTCGGTGTAAGGGGTAAGAATTGCCAGTATTCAATACCATGCTTATGAAGTTTTTTTATCCACTCTTTAGCTCCTTTTCCAAAAGTTCCACATGCGCCACCCCCAGGTATACATGAGGGATGCATAAGTACGCCTAAGGATTTTTTTGAAAGGAATGATTCTGCAGGCATGTTTCTAATTATATTTTTATTCTTTACACTTAAAGTGTTTTTTTAGTTTTCTAAATTCAACGATATACAAATTTTTTTTTATTGACAAATATTATTTTTGTTTTTTAGTTTGAAATTAAAGTTAATTTTGATTTTTGATTGACTTTCTTTAATATTTTTCGTAAGAGATGTGAAAATTGAAAAGATCTAGTAATTATCTTTTGCGAAATTCACATAAACGACTACGATAAGAGTATAGTTTTATAGTGCTAATTTCGTGACAAGTTTTATCACGGCAGTACAGAATAAAGAATCGAACTTTAATCTAACTAATAGTAGATTAAGGCTAGTAAGCGGAACAACAAACCCTAAATTAGCTGAAGAAATAGCAACATACTTAGGTATTGAAAATGTCCCTTTAATATCAAAAAGATTTGCTGACGGAGAACTCTATGTTCAGATTCAGCAATCTATAAGAGGCTGTGATGTATTCCTTGTACAACCTACCTGCGCTCCAGTAAACGATAGTTTAATGGAACTTATGATCATGGTTGATGCTTGCAAGAGGGCATCTGCTAGACAAATAACGGCTGTAATCCCTTATTTTGGATATGCAAGGGCAGATAGAAAGACTTCAGGAAGAGAGTCTATAACCGCTAAACTTACTGCAAATTTACTAGAGAAATCTGGGGTAGATAGAGTTCTAGCTATGGATTTGCACTCTGCTCAGATACAAGGTTATTTTGATATACCATGTGATCATATCTACGGGTCACCTGTATTAATTGATTATTTAGAAACTTTAAATTTAGAGGAAGTTGTAGTAGTTTCTCCTGATGTAGGTGGAGTTGCTAGAGCAAGAGCATTTGCAAAATTAATGAAAGATGCTCCTTTGGCTATAATTGATAAAAGAAGATCAGCTCATAATATCGCTGAAAGTTTAACTGTTATAGGTGAAGTTAAAGGCAAAACGGCTATTCTCATAGACGATATGATAGACACGGGAGGCACAATTTGTTCTGGAGCGAATTTATTAAAACAAGAAGGTGCTAAAAGAATATTCGCCTGTGCTTCACATGCGGTATTCTCTCCACCTTCTTATGAAAGATTAAGTACTAAGGATTTATTCGAACAAGTTATTGTGACAAATAGCATACCAGTTCTTGTTAAAAACAATTTTCCACAATTAAAAGTTCTTTCAGTTGCCAACATGTTAGGTGAAGCTATATGGAGAATTCACGAAGAAAGTTCCGTTAGTTCTATGTTTAGATAATTTAAAAGAAATTATTACTTTTCTACAATTCTTTTAATTTCTTGATTCTTTCACTCTCAATTTTAAATTCTTTTTTAACCTTTTCAGGAACGTTATCAGGACAAATTTGAAGTGCTGCTTCAACTAGTTGCAAAGATGCAATATATTGTAAATTTTTAAAATTAACTGTTTGTTCTTTCTTTTTTTCAATTATTTTCCCCCCATGTTTTTGTTGTACTACTGATGCGAAAGTTGCTGAGGCAACGTTCAATGTTTTTGGAAAATCTAAGTCTAGGCCTTTTCTTGTGGCATTACAAAGAAATGAAACACCCATACCGTGATATAAATCTAAATCATTCTTTTTAGCAGGCAATTTTTTAACATTTGCACTTACTTTAAAAGATGCATTATTCATATCTAATAAAAAAGAAGAAAAAATTATAGGAAGCGAGAAAATCTTAAATATCTTGGTAAGAACCATCTTTTTTTTACATTAATAATATTAAAATAACA contains:
- a CDS encoding Villin headpiece domain-containing protein, encoding MNNASFKVSANVKKLPAKKNDLDLYHGMGVSFLCNATRKGLDLDFPKTLNVASATFASVVQQKHGGKIIEKKKEQTVNFKNLQYIASLQLVEAALQICPDNVPEKVKKEFKIESERIKKLKEL
- a CDS encoding aminotransferase class I/II-fold pyridoxal phosphate-dependent enzyme, whose protein sequence is MSISSFLTKKFLKSLFFPAHNRGEALPKKLVKLLKKEPGYWDLPELPEIGSPLSQRGLIAKTQREFSERFGAKGCFFGVNGASGLIQSAVIAMANPGENILMPRNVHISVIKICAMQNIQPIFFDLDFSSENGHYKPVTKNWLKNVFKKINFKEKKIVGVILVSPSYQGYAGDLRPLIDLCHQKNLPVLVDEAHGSYFLFCENLNLPKSALISNADLVVHSLHKSLNGLTQTAALWYKGNLVNEQNLIKSINLLQTTSPSSLLISSCEESIKDWLNKKSLSKYEKRILEAKSIYKKLIQKNIPLIETQDPLKIVLNTSKVGIDGFTADEFFYKNGLIAELPEMMTLTFCLGFADQKDFLNLFVKLWNKLLLKSKKLDALKVLQSPFNLVEAPEMQIGIAWRSETRSIPFSQSLNKISGDIICPYPPGIPLIVPGEKIDLDRFNWINNQSLCNKDLLNFNIRVIKT
- the malQ gene encoding 4-alpha-glucanotransferase, whose product is MPAESFLSKKSLGVLMHPSCIPGGGACGTFGKGAKEWIKKLHKHGIEYWQFLPLTPTDSTGSPYSSPSSFALNPWFLDTDDLIDKGFIIISNKEELGLPSQNKNHFDFDVADHLTKKLGRLLLQGWNSQSQERKLDFEKWILKNFWVQDYALFVVIREEFNMLPWWQWPIDFKIKNKKFLKSWIKERSEDILIKKLIQWHLDRQWSAIKDFAKSNNVKLIGDLPFYISRDSADVWSNKSLFSILRNGALIFQSGVPPDYFSSTGQLWGTPTYFWSKHKRTNFDWWRKRFKRQFELVDLLRLDHFRGLAGYWRVNGNSKTAISGRWINSPGRTLLNKLKIDLGTNSLPIIAEDLGVITPDVENLRKYFELPGMKILQFAFDGNEDNPYLPKNIEGGNWVVYTGTHDNSTCISWWESLENNAKKRIKDEYKFSENPSWSLIKIGMDTKANLFIAPIQDILSLDDSSRLNIPGTIKNNWKWKLNRPLREIEDNLRRFSDLGKSFGRTRK
- a CDS encoding phosphatidate cytidylyltransferase encodes the protein MRLRSGLLIGIFGLIVVLLGGWFFTLATTLLTYLALLEFFRMAEFKGIKPATKTTLFSSIVIIISTYLETIGLIQGEITNSILPMCSVVICTWLLLQPKPGTISDIAASIFGLFYLGFLPSYWIKLRGLDSVIINSNQGFISFENLSNTSGLHLTLTSCFLIVASDIGSYFVGKKFGKKSLSPISPGKTIEGLIGGISCSILLAIFFSYLLNWENPILVGILYGILISLMALVGDLIESMMKRDAKIKDSGTFLPGHGGILDRIDSYIFTPSVLYYIFIIFKYLN
- a CDS encoding helix-turn-helix domain-containing protein produces the protein MNIFKKLFLLKKKAVIDNEVNHGLVDRYGEIARLVKEARIQKNLTIQELSGISKIPEQTLISIEKNNKKTRPKYPFIRSILIKLEECLGLKKNTLEKLAIREVETSKKEKKDFIVNKFDLINTWQGSLLYFFILIVTVFILKRYFILNVNVIEIQNIENKIINK
- a CDS encoding AarF/ABC1/UbiB kinase family protein, translated to MTRSNSQYSAKGDLIWLILRPWIFIPRVLYIFLTFIFLFLRILFQGNSKNKNIQKNLSKYLFDVITDLGPCFIKLGQALSTRPDLVRQDWLTELTNLQDNLPPFDHKIALKIIEEELGAPPSELFDEFPGSPIASASLGQVYKTKTKSRSYVAVKVQRPNLYFTIRRDVVILRFLSTFLSPFLPLNIGVGIGEIIDEFGKALFDEIDYEKEGENALKFANLFKDNPNVFIPKLEKEFSSKRVITTSWIDGVKLRDKALLEENNLVPSSFIKTCVISGLQQLFEYGYFHADPHPGNMFALKGGNADYGYLAYVDFGMMDTITNSDRLTLIKAIVHIINDEYYLLAKDFQKLGFLTKEQDLQKLVEPLKEVLGGSFGAEVGNFNLKNVTDKFSKLMYSYPFRVPSRFALIIRAVVSQEGLALRLDPEFKILKIAYPYIAKKLLTDNSEEILEILLEVVFDQKGRIQIEKVESLLNVLFKNTGNINSDLIPVANAGLKLIVSNKGSEVRKNLLLSLIRDDKLELNDVKKLLSLIRDTFSPLNIAKSAVQNIIYPV
- a CDS encoding ribose-phosphate pyrophosphokinase, with amino-acid sequence MTSFITAVQNKESNFNLTNSRLRLVSGTTNPKLAEEIATYLGIENVPLISKRFADGELYVQIQQSIRGCDVFLVQPTCAPVNDSLMELMIMVDACKRASARQITAVIPYFGYARADRKTSGRESITAKLTANLLEKSGVDRVLAMDLHSAQIQGYFDIPCDHIYGSPVLIDYLETLNLEEVVVVSPDVGGVARARAFAKLMKDAPLAIIDKRRSAHNIAESLTVIGEVKGKTAILIDDMIDTGGTICSGANLLKQEGAKRIFACASHAVFSPPSYERLSTKDLFEQVIVTNSIPVLVKNNFPQLKVLSVANMLGEAIWRIHEESSVSSMFR